Proteins encoded within one genomic window of Chitinophagales bacterium:
- a CDS encoding 2-oxoacid:ferredoxin oxidoreductase subunit beta, with protein sequence MTYVKPKFRHPELPKNKLGYTLDYYEGSLSTLCAGCGHDSISGAIIRACFEANIEPHKVAKMSGIGCSSKTPAYFLSNSHGFNSVHGRMPSVATGANMANRDLIYFGVSGDGDTASIGMGQFVHVIRRNLNMVYLVMNNGCYGLTKGQDSATADCGSKNKSGNVNLFEGIDLVSLGIELGAGFVAQSFSGDKAQLVPLIKAAMKHPGFALINVVSPCVTFNNNVGSTKSYDYIREHIEATSTFDFVPEMTEIKTEYSEGETKQIAMHDGSLIQLNKLTKDWDPTNRSSAMNAMLYAKENNEFLTGLIYINPDSVETHELIQTSKTPLNQLSQNILCPGNKALADINAELR encoded by the coding sequence ATGACCTACGTTAAACCCAAATTTCGACACCCAGAATTACCTAAGAATAAACTAGGCTATACTTTAGATTATTACGAAGGTTCACTATCTACACTCTGTGCTGGGTGTGGACATGATAGTATCAGTGGCGCTATTATTCGTGCTTGCTTTGAAGCGAATATCGAGCCGCATAAAGTAGCTAAGATGTCTGGTATCGGCTGTTCGAGTAAGACACCCGCTTATTTCCTGAGCAATTCCCACGGATTTAATTCGGTGCATGGTCGCATGCCTTCTGTAGCTACAGGAGCGAATATGGCGAATCGCGATTTGATATACTTTGGTGTTTCTGGCGATGGAGATACCGCAAGTATTGGTATGGGACAGTTTGTCCATGTGATACGCCGAAATCTGAACATGGTCTATCTCGTGATGAATAATGGCTGCTATGGCTTAACCAAAGGTCAAGATTCTGCTACAGCAGACTGTGGATCGAAAAATAAGTCAGGCAATGTCAATTTGTTTGAAGGAATAGATCTAGTGAGTTTAGGAATAGAACTCGGTGCTGGATTTGTGGCACAGAGTTTTTCTGGAGATAAAGCTCAGTTGGTTCCCCTTATCAAAGCAGCGATGAAGCACCCTGGATTTGCCTTAATCAATGTGGTTTCCCCTTGTGTTACGTTTAATAACAATGTGGGCTCAACCAAGTCTTATGACTATATCCGCGAACATATTGAGGCGACTTCTACCTTTGACTTTGTGCCGGAAATGACAGAGATTAAAACAGAATATTCAGAGGGAGAAACCAAGCAAATAGCCATGCATGATGGTAGCTTAATTCAGTTGAATAAACTAACCAAAGACTGGGATCCCACCAATAGAAGTTCGGCTATGAATGCTATGCTGTATGCTAAGGAAAATAATGAATTTTTAACCGGCTTAATTTATATCAATCCTGATAGTGTCGAGACACATGAGTTGATTCAAACCAGCAAAACACCGCTCAATCAGCTTAGTCAGAATATTCTCTGTCCAGGGAATAAAGCCTTGGCAGATATTAATGCAGAACTGAGATAG
- a CDS encoding type II toxin-antitoxin system RelE/ParE family toxin, protein MVKIVWTDEAMKNMLDIHDYIVHRGSKFYAAQTLRKIKSHVKVLSKYIRIGKIVPEFNAENIRELIEGNYRIVYRVKDDELAEIISVYHSYRDMNKLNVK, encoded by the coding sequence ATGGTTAAAATAGTTTGGACGGATGAGGCTATGAAAAATATGTTAGACATACATGACTATATCGTCCATAGAGGAAGTAAATTTTATGCTGCTCAGACATTAAGGAAAATTAAATCTCATGTTAAAGTACTTTCAAAATACATTCGAATAGGAAAGATCGTACCAGAATTTAATGCTGAAAACATCAGAGAATTAATTGAAGGAAATTATAGAATTGTTTATAGAGTAAAAGATGATGAATTGGCAGAGATAATATCAGTATATCACAGCTATAGAGATATGAATAAATTAAACGTAAAATAA
- a CDS encoding metallophosphoesterase, with amino-acid sequence MRIVHLSDIHLSSSNIEDLEIFYLESLITDLMKVNREKSIDCIVITGDILDKGGISLLEMQKFNTYTNAYFIFEDVFIKPIIEKVGLRRENIICISGNHDIIRKEINEVEEAGLISIIKSTKAANDFSNKVQTENDYVYLKRQKSFLEYEEFIHSKDARYIISKFESKFIYEKDYKIGIGLINDSWRCSSNLKKENHFIGTHQLFNCLNHFHKNSCEYILLAIHHPINKINDEEYDEIEHILYSRDFNTILLHGDVHKPKTVEMNNGNKKYLNVTSRVAFNDPNELETNYQPGYYIIDLEGNDVIVTKKKYMKNNYCFEFDMEDGRSEIIFQNYRINYLNNVDDLRLDINSFIPPNLLTEYE; translated from the coding sequence ATGCGTATTGTCCATCTTTCTGATATACATTTAAGCTCATCAAACATTGAAGATTTAGAAATTTTTTATCTAGAAAGTTTAATAACAGATCTCATGAAAGTTAATCGAGAAAAGTCAATTGATTGTATTGTTATAACTGGAGATATTTTGGACAAGGGAGGGATTTCTTTACTTGAAATGCAAAAATTTAACACTTATACAAATGCCTACTTCATATTTGAAGACGTATTCATAAAACCGATTATTGAAAAGGTAGGATTAAGGAGAGAAAACATTATTTGTATTTCTGGCAATCATGATATTATAAGAAAGGAGATTAATGAAGTCGAGGAAGCAGGTCTCATTAGTATAATAAAATCAACTAAGGCTGCAAATGACTTCTCAAATAAAGTACAGACAGAAAATGATTATGTATATTTAAAACGACAAAAGAGTTTTCTAGAATATGAAGAGTTTATTCATTCTAAAGACGCTCGATACATTATATCTAAGTTTGAGTCAAAATTCATTTATGAAAAAGATTATAAGATTGGAATTGGACTAATAAATGATTCTTGGCGTTGCTCGTCAAATCTTAAAAAAGAGAATCATTTTATTGGCACGCATCAATTATTTAATTGTTTAAATCATTTTCATAAAAATTCCTGTGAATATATTCTTTTAGCGATACATCACCCTATTAACAAGATTAATGATGAGGAATATGATGAAATCGAACATATATTGTATAGCAGGGATTTTAATACTATACTATTACATGGGGATGTTCATAAACCTAAGACTGTAGAAATGAATAACGGAAACAAAAAATACTTGAATGTTACATCAAGAGTTGCCTTTAATGATCCTAATGAGTTAGAGACCAATTATCAGCCAGGCTATTATATTATTGATCTGGAAGGTAACGATGTTATAGTTACTAAAAAGAAGTACATGAAGAACAACTATTGTTTTGAATTTGACATGGAAGATGGGAGATCAGAGATTATATTTCAAAACTACAGAATTAATTATTTAAATAATGTAGATGATCTACGTTTAGATATAAATAGCTTCATTCCACCAAATTTGCTAACAGAGTATGAATAG
- a CDS encoding Re/Si-specific NAD(P)(+) transhydrogenase subunit alpha: MKIGVLKETKEYEKRVALTPEVCKLLAAKGYECFIEEKAGEASSFTNQNYTDVGAKVSDKKSISSSCDIVLKVNPFTKEEIADLHAKATCISLMYAQTQPEIISALAAKGCSAFSVDAIPRISRAQKMDVLSSQANLAGYKSVIIGAYHLGKIFPLLMTAAGTIKPAKVVIMGAGVAGLQAIATAKRLGAIVEVSDIRPETKEQVESLGGKFIEMPKDDSVKLEGGYVKGVSDDFLKKQQEVLTKHFSEADLVITTALIPGRKAPVLISEEQVSKMKNGAVIVDMAVEQGGNCACSEYGKVIIKNGVTIVGEPNIPSMLPLNASDLFAKNVLDFITHLTTKDGFKWEMDEEITKGSLMVHNGKVVHPSLVQANA, translated from the coding sequence ATGAAGATAGGTGTATTAAAAGAAACAAAGGAATATGAAAAGCGCGTAGCCCTAACTCCTGAAGTTTGTAAGTTACTGGCTGCAAAAGGCTATGAATGTTTTATAGAAGAAAAGGCTGGAGAAGCATCTTCTTTTACAAATCAAAATTATACTGATGTTGGTGCAAAAGTATCAGACAAAAAAAGTATAAGCTCTTCGTGTGATATTGTACTTAAAGTTAATCCATTTACCAAAGAGGAAATAGCAGATTTGCATGCAAAAGCGACTTGTATTTCTCTTATGTATGCCCAGACGCAACCAGAGATTATATCCGCATTGGCGGCCAAAGGTTGTAGCGCATTCTCCGTAGATGCTATTCCAAGAATTTCACGTGCACAGAAAATGGATGTCTTGAGTTCGCAAGCTAATTTAGCTGGATATAAATCTGTTATCATTGGTGCCTATCATCTAGGAAAAATATTTCCATTATTAATGACAGCAGCCGGAACTATCAAGCCTGCCAAAGTAGTCATCATGGGTGCAGGTGTAGCTGGCCTTCAGGCTATAGCCACTGCTAAGCGTTTAGGTGCTATCGTAGAAGTATCTGATATTCGTCCTGAAACAAAAGAACAAGTAGAATCACTCGGTGGAAAATTTATCGAAATGCCAAAAGATGACTCTGTCAAACTAGAGGGTGGATATGTGAAAGGAGTTTCTGATGATTTTTTGAAAAAACAACAGGAGGTATTGACCAAACATTTTTCTGAAGCAGATCTTGTAATAACAACAGCTTTAATACCTGGAAGAAAGGCTCCCGTATTAATATCAGAAGAACAAGTATCGAAAATGAAGAATGGTGCTGTCATTGTAGATATGGCGGTAGAGCAGGGTGGTAATTGCGCATGCAGCGAATACGGAAAAGTTATCATTAAAAATGGCGTAACAATAGTAGGGGAGCCAAATATCCCTTCTATGTTGCCTTTGAACGCTTCGGATTTATTTGCAAAAAATGTTTTGGATTTTATCACTCATCTTACGACCAAGGATGGATTCAAATGGGAAATGGATGAAGAGATAACAAAAGGTTCGCTGATGGTTCATAATGGAAAAGTAGTTCACCCATCATTGGTTCAAGCTAATGCATAG
- a CDS encoding NAD(P) transhydrogenase subunit alpha, with protein MEILNFLAQHIEMVYIVILSVFVGVELIEKVPAVLHTPLMSGANAIHGVVIVGAIIVMIHMDVNNTLGMILGFLAVILGTLNVVGGFVVTDRMLEMFGKKKKK; from the coding sequence ATGGAAATATTAAATTTTTTAGCACAACACATAGAAATGGTATATATCGTTATACTCTCAGTTTTCGTAGGAGTAGAATTGATAGAGAAAGTGCCAGCGGTGTTGCATACACCATTGATGTCAGGAGCAAATGCGATACATGGAGTGGTTATTGTAGGAGCTATTATCGTCATGATTCACATGGATGTCAATAATACTTTAGGTATGATACTTGGCTTTTTAGCTGTGATTCTTGGCACCCTCAATGTCGTGGGAGGCTTTGTAGTTACAGACCGAATGCTAGAAATGTTTGGAAAGAAAAAAAAGAAATAG